The Hymenobacter oligotrophus genome has a window encoding:
- a CDS encoding 16S rRNA (uracil(1498)-N(3))-methyltransferase: protein MPHTFFAPGLSGGNTYTLPEDESKHAVRVLRLREGDAVELIDGAGSIYQAEVAEAEAKRCQLRIVQQQQVPRRAYQVHVAVAPTKNLDRMEWLVEKATEVGIDRLSFMRCARSERRELKLERLERIAVSALKQSGQAWLPQLDELTDFATFVHSLDPATTFIAHLAEGERISLAQVAAAGNRCCILIGPEGDFTPEEIELALGRGIRPVTLGHTRLRTETAALAACHTVHVAHELA, encoded by the coding sequence ATGCCCCACACGTTTTTTGCACCCGGCCTCAGCGGCGGCAACACCTACACCCTGCCCGAAGACGAAAGCAAGCACGCCGTGCGCGTGTTGCGCCTGCGCGAGGGCGACGCCGTGGAGTTAATTGACGGAGCGGGCAGCATTTACCAGGCCGAGGTGGCCGAGGCCGAAGCCAAACGCTGCCAACTGCGCATTGTGCAGCAGCAGCAAGTGCCCCGCCGCGCCTACCAGGTGCACGTGGCCGTGGCCCCCACCAAAAACCTCGACCGCATGGAGTGGCTAGTGGAAAAGGCGACGGAAGTGGGCATCGATCGGCTTTCGTTTATGCGGTGCGCGCGCTCGGAGCGGCGTGAGCTGAAGCTGGAGCGGCTGGAGCGCATTGCCGTAAGCGCCCTGAAGCAATCGGGCCAGGCGTGGCTGCCGCAACTAGACGAGCTGACCGACTTTGCCACCTTCGTGCACAGCCTCGACCCAGCTACCACGTTTATTGCGCACCTGGCCGAGGGCGAGCGGATTTCGCTGGCGCAGGTGGCCGCGGCCGGCAACCGCTGCTGCATCCTTATCGGGCCCGAGGGCGACTTTACCCCGGAGGAAATTGAGTTGGCCCTAGGTCGGGGCATCCGGCCGGTTACGCTGGGGCACACGCGCCTGCGCACCGAAACGGCTGCTTTGGCGGCGTGCCACACCGTACACGTTGCCCACGAGCTGGCCTAG
- a CDS encoding NmrA/HSCARG family protein: protein MSVKKTIAVFGATGAQGGGLARAILNDPQSGFAVRAITRNPDSDKARELARLGAELAAADIHDPQTLGRALAGTYGAFCVTNFWEHFSPERELQQARNMAEATKAAGVQHVIWSTLEDTRQWVPLSDNRMPTLQGNYKVPHFDAKGEANRFFSELGVPTTLLLTSFYWENFIYFGMGVQRNAEGKLALSLPLADKKMACIASEDIGRCAYGIFKQGPTAIGQTIGITGGLLTGADMARSFSQALGQEVVYQAVPPEVYRGLGFPGADDLGNMFQFYQEFEDHFAQTRREEVARQLNPALQNFDQWLAQNAERLPALNQVPEPA from the coding sequence ATGTCAGTCAAAAAAACAATTGCGGTATTCGGCGCCACCGGTGCCCAGGGCGGCGGCTTAGCCCGTGCCATCCTCAACGATCCGCAGAGCGGGTTTGCGGTGCGTGCCATCACGCGCAACCCCGATTCCGATAAGGCCCGCGAACTGGCCCGCCTAGGTGCCGAGCTGGCCGCGGCCGACATCCACGACCCGCAAACCTTGGGTAGGGCACTGGCCGGCACTTACGGCGCCTTTTGTGTTACCAATTTTTGGGAGCATTTCTCGCCGGAGCGCGAGCTGCAACAGGCGCGCAACATGGCCGAAGCCACCAAAGCCGCCGGGGTGCAGCACGTTATCTGGTCGACGCTGGAGGACACGCGCCAGTGGGTGCCGCTTTCCGACAACCGCATGCCCACGCTGCAAGGCAACTACAAAGTGCCGCACTTCGATGCCAAGGGCGAAGCCAATCGCTTTTTCAGCGAGCTAGGAGTGCCCACCACGCTGCTGCTCACCAGCTTTTACTGGGAAAACTTCATCTATTTCGGCATGGGCGTGCAGCGCAACGCCGAGGGCAAGCTTGCGCTGTCGCTGCCATTGGCCGATAAAAAGATGGCTTGCATTGCCTCCGAGGACATTGGCCGCTGCGCGTACGGTATTTTCAAGCAGGGCCCAACGGCCATCGGGCAAACCATCGGCATTACCGGCGGGCTGCTCACCGGCGCTGACATGGCCCGCAGCTTCAGCCAGGCCTTGGGGCAGGAGGTGGTTTACCAAGCCGTGCCGCCCGAGGTGTACCGCGGCCTGGGTTTCCCGGGCGCCGACGACCTAGGCAACATGTTCCAGTTTTATCAGGAATTCGAAGACCACTTCGCCCAAACCCGGCGCGAGGAGGTGGCCCGGCAGCTGAACCCGGCGTTGCAGAACTTCGATCAGTGGCTGGCGCAAAACGCCGAGCGGTTGCCGGCCCTAAACCAAGTGCCCGAACCTGCCTAG
- a CDS encoding DUF4159 domain-containing protein, with product MKSIFRLLLALVLLWPATAAGPSYSFQIARLQYGGGGDWYGNKTSLPNLIRFCNQVLKTNIAPEEATVEPGSRELLQYPFVHLTGHGNIVFTDAEAKNLRRYLTGGGFLHIDDNYGLDKYIRPEMKKVFPELEFVELPYSHPIYHQKFPFPKGLPKIHEHDGKRPQGFGLLYKGRLVCFYSYECDLGNGWEDPEVYKDPVEKHEAALRMGANLLAYALTQE from the coding sequence ATGAAATCGATTTTCCGCCTTTTGCTTGCGCTGGTGCTGCTGTGGCCCGCCACGGCCGCCGGGCCGTCGTACAGTTTCCAAATTGCGCGCCTGCAGTACGGCGGCGGCGGCGACTGGTACGGCAACAAAACCTCGTTGCCCAACCTCATCCGGTTCTGCAATCAGGTGCTCAAAACCAACATTGCCCCCGAAGAAGCCACCGTGGAGCCCGGCTCGCGCGAACTGCTGCAGTACCCCTTTGTGCACTTAACGGGTCACGGCAACATCGTTTTCACCGATGCCGAGGCCAAAAACCTACGCCGTTACCTAACCGGTGGCGGTTTCCTGCACATCGACGACAACTACGGGCTCGACAAGTACATTCGGCCCGAAATGAAGAAGGTATTTCCGGAGCTCGAGTTTGTTGAGCTGCCTTATTCGCACCCCATCTACCACCAGAAATTCCCATTCCCCAAAGGCTTGCCTAAAATTCACGAGCACGACGGCAAGCGCCCGCAAGGGTTCGGCCTGCTCTACAAAGGCCGCCTGGTGTGCTTCTATTCCTACGAGTGCGACCTAGGCAACGGCTGGGAAGACCCCGAGGTATACAAGGACCCCGTGGAGAAACACGAAGCCGCCCTGCGCATGGGGGCCAACTTATTGGCCTACGCCCTTACGCAAGAGTAA
- a CDS encoding peptide MFS transporter translates to MQVATAQAPPPTPTSSKHPPGLYLLFFTEMWERFSYYGMRGLLVLYLTKTVVQGGLGISEASATLIYGYFTGFVYFTPIIGGYIADKYIGQRRAILIGGVTMAIAQLCLFMQPALSTEAAIFGMPWPTALGLLLLILGNGFFKPNISTIVGKLYQQGDPKRDAAFTIFYMGINVGAFFAPLVCGYLAEDLFATKTVVNGVTEVSNYGFRYGFLAAGIGMMLGQLAFNLLGKKYLGDVGLYPEGKGADNKTVEKTPLTKEETDRMAVIFIITLFVVFFWAGFEQAGSSLTLYTDKYINREVFGFLIPTSWFQSVNPLFIVAFAPVTAGVWLALGRKGRDLSIPVKMGLGMILLGAGFLFMVGAVLERGGDVQDTTVKASILWLLATYFFHTIGELCLSPIGLSMVSRLSPVSLTSMLMGVWFLAPFVAQIAGGYIAKYVEELGALTVFGLIAGFVIAAGLLLIIIAKKLFHMMHGRG, encoded by the coding sequence ATGCAAGTAGCAACCGCTCAGGCGCCGCCGCCAACCCCGACGAGCTCCAAGCACCCGCCCGGCCTGTACCTGCTGTTCTTCACCGAAATGTGGGAGCGTTTCAGCTACTACGGCATGCGTGGTTTGCTGGTGCTGTATCTCACCAAAACCGTTGTGCAGGGCGGCTTGGGCATTTCCGAGGCCAGTGCCACGCTGATTTACGGCTACTTCACGGGTTTCGTGTACTTCACGCCCATCATCGGCGGCTACATCGCCGATAAATACATAGGCCAGCGCCGCGCCATTCTGATTGGCGGCGTAACCATGGCCATTGCCCAGCTCTGCCTGTTTATGCAGCCGGCCTTGTCTACCGAGGCGGCCATTTTTGGCATGCCTTGGCCCACCGCCCTAGGTTTGCTGCTGCTGATTTTGGGCAACGGCTTCTTCAAACCGAATATCTCTACCATCGTGGGCAAGCTCTACCAGCAGGGCGACCCGAAGCGCGACGCAGCCTTTACCATCTTCTACATGGGCATCAACGTAGGTGCCTTCTTTGCTCCGCTGGTGTGCGGCTACCTCGCCGAAGACCTGTTCGCCACCAAAACCGTGGTGAACGGCGTGACGGAAGTAAGCAACTACGGGTTCCGCTACGGCTTCCTGGCCGCCGGCATTGGCATGATGCTGGGCCAGTTGGCCTTTAACCTGCTTGGCAAAAAGTACCTAGGCGACGTGGGCTTGTACCCCGAGGGCAAAGGTGCCGACAACAAAACCGTTGAGAAAACCCCGCTGACGAAGGAAGAAACCGACCGCATGGCCGTGATTTTCATCATCACCCTGTTTGTGGTATTCTTCTGGGCCGGCTTCGAGCAGGCCGGTTCTTCGCTCACGCTCTACACCGATAAGTACATCAACCGCGAGGTGTTCGGCTTCCTGATTCCGACTTCGTGGTTCCAGTCGGTTAACCCGCTCTTTATCGTGGCCTTCGCGCCCGTAACGGCTGGCGTATGGCTGGCACTGGGCCGCAAGGGCCGCGACCTGAGCATCCCCGTTAAAATGGGCCTCGGCATGATCCTGCTCGGCGCGGGCTTCCTGTTCATGGTGGGTGCGGTGCTCGAGCGCGGCGGCGACGTGCAAGACACCACCGTCAAAGCCAGCATCCTCTGGCTACTCGCCACCTACTTCTTCCACACCATTGGCGAGCTATGCCTGTCGCCCATCGGGCTTTCGATGGTGTCGCGCCTGTCGCCGGTGTCGCTCACGTCCATGCTCATGGGCGTGTGGTTCCTGGCGCCTTTCGTGGCCCAGATTGCCGGCGGTTACATCGCCAAGTACGTCGAAGAACTCGGCGCCCTCACGGTGTTCGGCCTGATTGCGGGCTTTGTTATCGCGGCCGGTCTGCTGCTCATCATCATTGCCAAGAAGCTGTTCCACATGATGCACGGCCGCGGCTAA
- a CDS encoding S1/P1 nuclease produces MLSPLQVLAWGGEGHRTVGKIAERYLSRKAERQVKQLLGTQTLADVSTWADEVRNTPEYRSTAPWHFVNLPLGLEFPAFNQQLKAKTEPNAYQALNENIRLLADKKQPQEKRLIALKFVVHIVGDLHQPMHISRAEDKGGNEIQLQFRGEGTNLHRLWDSGLLNVQGLSYQQMATNLGQPDKKQAKIWRQAPMEQWFFQSYQLSTKLYAEALPGTVLDDQYYNTRIEDVRLRLGQAGLRLAEVLNNALD; encoded by the coding sequence TTGTTAAGTCCGCTTCAGGTGCTGGCCTGGGGGGGCGAAGGCCACCGAACCGTCGGAAAAATTGCTGAGCGCTACCTCTCGCGCAAAGCCGAGCGCCAGGTAAAGCAGTTGTTGGGCACCCAAACCCTAGCCGACGTATCGACGTGGGCCGACGAAGTGCGCAACACGCCCGAGTACCGGAGCACCGCCCCCTGGCATTTTGTAAACCTACCCCTGGGTCTGGAGTTTCCGGCTTTCAACCAGCAGCTGAAGGCCAAAACCGAACCCAACGCCTACCAGGCCCTCAACGAAAACATCCGGCTGTTGGCCGATAAAAAACAGCCGCAGGAAAAACGCCTGATTGCCCTAAAGTTTGTGGTGCACATCGTGGGCGACTTGCACCAGCCCATGCACATCAGCCGGGCCGAAGACAAGGGCGGCAACGAAATTCAGCTGCAGTTTCGGGGCGAAGGCACCAACCTGCACCGCCTCTGGGACAGCGGCCTGCTCAACGTGCAGGGCCTGTCGTACCAGCAAATGGCCACCAACCTCGGGCAGCCCGATAAAAAGCAAGCCAAAATTTGGCGGCAAGCCCCCATGGAGCAGTGGTTTTTTCAGTCGTACCAGCTGAGCACCAAGCTCTACGCCGAGGCGTTGCCCGGCACCGTGCTCGACGACCAGTACTACAACACCCGCATCGAGGACGTACGCCTGCGCCTCGGCCAAGCGGGCTTGCGCCTAGCCGAAGTACTGAACAACGCCCTTGATTAA
- a CDS encoding SDR family oxidoreductase: protein MTPKLKKLKNQVIVITGASSGIGLVTARMAAKKGAKLVLAARSEEALRRLVAEIQQEGGEATYLAIDVSEPTAARAIAEKALATFGGFDTWINNAGVSIYGKVEEVPMEDMRQLFEVNFWGLVHGSLEAAKHLKQKGGAIINVGSILSDVTAILQTIYSASKHAVKGFTDGLRMELEMDGAPVAVTLIQPAAIDTPYPVHAKNYMEREAKHAPPAYAPETVARAILYACTHSERSIVVGGGGRAFISMEQWTPRLLDKFMETAFVKQEKADYAPRPLHQNALDKPMGNLEERGNYPGHTRETSFYTQAVTSKSPVLKTALAVGAGLALATWISKQRQPSGNGYRTVYPEGYDRTRTANRSQLGSAATASSSHDFDGNSHDHRYSEVRRDDLP, encoded by the coding sequence ATGACACCCAAACTTAAAAAGCTCAAAAACCAAGTCATTGTCATAACGGGCGCTTCGTCGGGCATCGGGCTGGTTACGGCTCGCATGGCGGCCAAAAAAGGCGCTAAGCTGGTGCTGGCCGCCCGCAGCGAAGAGGCCCTGCGCCGGCTGGTAGCCGAAATTCAGCAGGAAGGAGGCGAAGCCACTTACCTGGCCATCGACGTAAGCGAGCCGACGGCCGCCCGCGCCATTGCCGAAAAGGCGTTGGCTACGTTCGGCGGCTTCGATACCTGGATCAACAACGCCGGCGTAAGCATTTACGGCAAGGTGGAGGAGGTACCCATGGAGGACATGCGGCAGCTTTTTGAGGTGAATTTCTGGGGACTGGTGCACGGCTCGCTCGAGGCTGCCAAACACCTCAAGCAAAAGGGCGGCGCCATCATCAACGTGGGCAGCATATTGTCCGATGTAACGGCCATTCTGCAAACCATTTACTCGGCTAGCAAGCACGCCGTGAAGGGCTTTACCGACGGGCTGCGCATGGAGCTGGAAATGGACGGTGCCCCCGTGGCGGTTACGCTTATCCAGCCCGCGGCCATCGATACGCCGTACCCCGTGCACGCCAAAAACTACATGGAGCGCGAAGCCAAGCACGCCCCGCCCGCTTACGCCCCCGAAACGGTGGCCCGCGCCATTTTGTACGCTTGCACGCACTCTGAGCGCAGCATCGTGGTAGGCGGTGGCGGCCGCGCCTTCATCAGCATGGAGCAATGGACGCCGCGCCTGCTCGATAAGTTTATGGAAACCGCGTTTGTGAAGCAGGAGAAGGCCGACTACGCGCCGCGCCCCCTGCACCAAAACGCCCTCGACAAGCCCATGGGCAACCTGGAGGAGCGCGGCAACTACCCCGGCCACACCCGCGAAACCAGCTTTTACACCCAGGCCGTAACCAGCAAGAGCCCGGTGCTGAAAACCGCCTTGGCCGTGGGCGCCGGCCTTGCCCTGGCAACCTGGATTAGCAAGCAGCGCCAGCCCAGCGGCAACGGCTACCGCACCGTGTACCCCGAAGGGTACGACCGCACCCGCACCGCCAACCGCAGCCAGCTCGGCTCGGCCGCCACGGCCAGCAGCAGCCACGACTTCGACGGCAACAGCCACGACCACCGCTACTCCGAGGTACGCCGCGACGATTTGCCCTAA
- the pckA gene encoding phosphoenolpyruvate carboxykinase (ATP) — translation MNRLQPLGISQAKEVCLNLTPAELVEEALKNGEGTLTDTGALMADTGKFTGRSPKDRFVVKDESTAESVWWGDINIPFDAQKFDQLHVKMVAYLADKKIYVRDAYAGAHPDYQLKLRVVNELAWHNLFCYNMFLRPEQGADTSWTPDFSIICAPGFEADPAVDGTRQSNFAILNFSKKMILIGGTGYAGEMKKGIFGVLNYLLPHEKNTLAMHCSANVGQEGDTAIFFGLSGTGKTTLSADPNRGLVGDDEHGWMPGNAGIFNFEGGCYAKVIDLSREKEPEIWDAIKFGSIVENTRFIPGTHTVDYANKSVTENTRTAYPIHYINNAVEPSVAGVPKNIFFLTADAFGVIPPISKLDKSHAMYHFMSGYTAKVAGTEVGVTEPQTTFSACFGQVFLPLHPTKYAEMLGQKMEEHPNVNVWLVNTGWSGGSYGVGSRMKLSYTRAMITAALNGELNDVEFVKHPIFGVEVPTSVPNVPTEILDPRNTWADKEAYDKTAASLAEKFVANFQKFADFANEEILAGAPKVEAVANA, via the coding sequence ATGAACCGCCTCCAGCCGCTGGGCATCAGCCAGGCCAAAGAGGTGTGCCTGAACCTTACCCCCGCCGAATTGGTGGAAGAAGCCCTGAAAAACGGCGAAGGCACCCTGACCGACACGGGCGCGCTGATGGCCGACACGGGCAAGTTTACCGGCCGCTCGCCTAAAGACCGTTTTGTGGTGAAGGACGAGAGCACCGCCGAATCGGTGTGGTGGGGCGACATCAACATTCCGTTTGACGCGCAGAAATTTGATCAGCTGCACGTGAAAATGGTGGCCTACCTGGCCGACAAGAAGATTTACGTGCGCGATGCCTACGCCGGTGCTCACCCCGACTACCAGCTGAAGCTGCGCGTGGTAAACGAGCTGGCTTGGCATAACCTGTTCTGCTACAACATGTTCTTGCGCCCGGAGCAAGGCGCCGACACGAGCTGGACTCCTGATTTCAGCATCATCTGCGCGCCCGGCTTCGAGGCCGACCCAGCCGTTGACGGCACCCGCCAGAGCAACTTCGCCATCCTCAACTTCTCGAAGAAGATGATCCTGATCGGCGGCACGGGCTACGCCGGCGAAATGAAGAAGGGCATTTTTGGCGTACTGAACTACCTACTGCCCCACGAGAAAAACACGCTGGCCATGCACTGCTCGGCCAACGTGGGCCAAGAGGGCGACACAGCCATCTTCTTCGGCCTGTCGGGCACGGGCAAAACCACCCTGTCGGCCGACCCGAACCGTGGCCTCGTGGGCGACGACGAGCACGGCTGGATGCCCGGCAACGCAGGTATCTTCAACTTTGAAGGTGGCTGCTACGCCAAGGTTATCGACCTGAGCCGCGAGAAGGAACCCGAAATTTGGGACGCCATCAAGTTCGGCTCGATCGTGGAGAACACGCGCTTTATCCCCGGCACGCACACCGTGGATTACGCCAACAAGTCGGTAACGGAAAACACCCGCACCGCCTACCCCATCCACTACATCAACAACGCGGTAGAGCCCTCGGTAGCCGGCGTTCCGAAGAACATCTTCTTCCTGACGGCCGACGCCTTTGGCGTAATCCCGCCCATCAGCAAGCTCGATAAGTCGCACGCTATGTACCACTTCATGTCGGGCTACACCGCCAAGGTGGCCGGCACTGAGGTAGGCGTAACCGAGCCGCAAACCACGTTCTCGGCTTGCTTCGGCCAGGTGTTCCTGCCGCTGCACCCCACCAAATACGCCGAGATGCTGGGCCAGAAAATGGAAGAGCACCCCAACGTAAACGTGTGGCTGGTGAACACCGGCTGGTCGGGCGGTTCGTACGGCGTGGGCTCGCGCATGAAGCTGAGCTACACCCGCGCCATGATTACGGCGGCCCTGAACGGCGAACTGAACGACGTGGAGTTTGTGAAGCACCCGATCTTCGGCGTTGAGGTGCCCACCTCGGTGCCGAACGTGCCCACCGAAATCCTCGACCCGCGCAACACCTGGGCCGACAAAGAAGCCTACGACAAAACGGCTGCTTCGCTGGCCGAGAAGTTTGTAGCCAACTTTCAGAAGTTTGCCGACTTCGCCAACGAAGAAATCCTGGCTGGCGCTCCGAAAGTGGAGGCCGTAGCCAATGCCTAA
- the groL gene encoding chaperonin GroEL (60 kDa chaperone family; promotes refolding of misfolded polypeptides especially under stressful conditions; forms two stacked rings of heptamers to form a barrel-shaped 14mer; ends can be capped by GroES; misfolded proteins enter the barrel where they are refolded when GroES binds) has product MAAKLVQFDIEGRNKLVAGVDKLANAVKVTLGPKGRNVVIDKKFGAPSITKDGVTVAKEIELKDPIENMGAQLVKEVASKTADQAGDGTTTATVLAQAIYRAGLKNVAAGANPMDLKRGIDKAVLAVVANLKQQSKKIENSSEIAQVGTISANNDTEIGQMIANAMDKVGKEGVITVEEARGTETEVKTVEGMQFDRGYLSPYFVTNAEKMEAELDSPFILIYDKKVSTMKELLPVLEQVVQTGKPLLIIAEDVDGEALATLVVNKLRGSLKIAAVKAPGFGDRRKAMLEDIAALTGGTVISEERGYKLDNATLDYLGQAEKIIVDKDNTTIVNGRGRSEDIQARVGQIKAQIETTTSDYDKEKLQERLAKLSGGVAILYIGASTEVEMKEKKDRVDDALHATRAAVEEGVVPGGGVALVRALDSLEAVDTINSDERTGVNIIRTALEAPLRTIVANAGGEGSVVVQKVRDGQGDFGYNAREDRYENLMAAGILDPTKVTRLALENAASIAGLLLTTECVISEEAEEEKGGGAGAAGMGGMGGMGGMM; this is encoded by the coding sequence ATGGCAGCTAAACTCGTTCAATTCGACATCGAAGGCCGCAACAAGCTGGTAGCCGGCGTAGATAAACTGGCTAACGCCGTTAAAGTAACCCTTGGTCCGAAAGGCCGCAACGTGGTTATCGACAAGAAGTTCGGCGCTCCGAGCATCACCAAAGACGGTGTAACCGTAGCGAAAGAAATCGAGCTGAAGGACCCGATCGAGAACATGGGTGCTCAGCTGGTAAAAGAGGTTGCCTCGAAAACCGCTGACCAAGCCGGCGACGGCACCACCACCGCCACCGTACTGGCCCAGGCCATTTACCGCGCTGGCTTGAAGAACGTAGCCGCCGGTGCCAACCCGATGGACCTGAAGCGTGGCATCGATAAGGCTGTGCTGGCTGTTGTGGCTAACCTGAAGCAGCAATCGAAGAAGATCGAAAACTCTTCGGAAATTGCTCAGGTAGGCACCATTTCGGCTAACAACGACACCGAAATCGGCCAGATGATTGCCAACGCCATGGATAAGGTTGGCAAGGAAGGCGTTATCACGGTTGAAGAAGCTCGCGGCACCGAAACCGAAGTGAAGACGGTGGAAGGCATGCAGTTCGACCGCGGCTACCTGTCGCCGTACTTCGTGACGAATGCTGAGAAAATGGAAGCCGAGCTCGACTCGCCCTTCATCCTCATCTACGACAAGAAAGTAAGCACCATGAAGGAGCTCCTGCCCGTGCTGGAGCAAGTGGTGCAAACCGGCAAGCCCCTGCTGATCATCGCCGAAGACGTTGACGGCGAGGCCCTGGCTACGCTGGTAGTTAACAAGCTGCGCGGCTCGCTGAAAATCGCTGCCGTGAAGGCTCCTGGCTTCGGCGACCGTCGCAAGGCCATGCTCGAGGACATTGCTGCCCTCACCGGCGGCACGGTTATCTCGGAAGAGCGCGGCTACAAGCTCGACAACGCTACGCTGGATTACCTCGGCCAGGCTGAGAAGATCATCGTTGACAAAGACAACACGACCATCGTGAACGGCCGCGGCCGCTCGGAGGACATTCAGGCTCGTGTAGGTCAGATCAAAGCTCAGATCGAGACTACTACCTCGGACTACGACAAAGAGAAACTGCAAGAGCGTCTGGCCAAGCTGTCGGGCGGTGTTGCCATCCTCTACATCGGCGCTTCGACGGAAGTTGAGATGAAGGAGAAGAAAGACCGCGTAGACGACGCCCTGCACGCTACCCGCGCCGCCGTTGAGGAAGGCGTGGTGCCCGGCGGCGGTGTGGCCCTGGTACGCGCGCTGGACTCGCTGGAAGCTGTTGACACCATCAATAGCGACGAGCGCACCGGCGTGAACATCATCCGCACGGCCCTGGAGGCTCCGCTGCGCACCATCGTGGCCAACGCCGGTGGCGAAGGCTCGGTAGTAGTGCAGAAAGTGCGCGACGGCCAAGGCGACTTCGGCTACAACGCCCGCGAAGACCGCTACGAAAACCTGATGGCCGCTGGTATCCTCGACCCGACCAAGGTTACTCGCCTCGCTCTTGAAAACGCTGCTTCTATCGCCGGCCTGCTGCTGACGACCGAGTGCGTGATTTCGGAAGAAGCCGAAGAAGAGAAAGGTGGTGGCGCCGGTGCTGCTGGCATGGGCGGCATGGGTGGCATGGGCGGCATGATGTAA